In one window of Lynx canadensis isolate LIC74 chromosome B3, mLynCan4.pri.v2, whole genome shotgun sequence DNA:
- the CTXN2 gene encoding cortexin-2, whose amino-acid sequence MSSTYCGNSSAKMSVNEVSAFSLTLEQKTGFAFVGILCIFLGLLIIRCFKILLDPYSSMPSSTWEDEVEEFDKGTFEYALA is encoded by the coding sequence ATGAGTAGTACCTACTGTGGCAACTCCTCGGCTAAGATGAGCGTCAATGAAGTATCAGCTTTTTCGTTGACTCTGGAACAAAAAACTGGCTTTGCTTTTGTTGGGATTTTGTGTATCTTCTTAGGACTTCTTATTATTAGATGCTTCAAAATCCTGTTAGACCCGTACAGTAGCATGCCTTCCTCTACATGGGAAGATGAAGTTGAAGAATTTGATAAAGGGACATTTGAATATGCACTTGCGTGA